One stretch of Centroberyx gerrardi isolate f3 chromosome 13, fCenGer3.hap1.cur.20231027, whole genome shotgun sequence DNA includes these proteins:
- the tcea1 gene encoding transcription elongation factor A protein 1 isoform X1 — MGKKEEEEIIRIAKKMDKMAQKKSGSGALDLLKELRSVPMTLELLQSTRIGMSVNAIRKQSTDEEVTSLAKSLIKSWKKLLDEPGGGEKPSEEKRKDQTTPVVSPSQGSPEAKEESSSSSNSSSKSEPADVSTNTLISTFPRAPTTSDSVRIKCREMLANALQTGDDYIAIGGDCDELGAQIEECIFQEFKNTDMKYKNRVRSRISNLKDVKNPNLRRTVLCGSVSPERMAKMTAEEMASDELKEMRKNLTKEAVRDHQMATTGGTQTDLFTCGKCKGKRCTYTQVQTRSADEPMTTFVFCNDCGNRWKFC; from the exons ATGGGtaaaaaggaagaagaggagataaTTAGAATTGCGAAGAAAATGGATAAAATGGCGCAGAAGAAAAGCGGG TCTGGGGCTTTGGATCTACTGAAGGAGCTGCGCAGTGTCCCCATGACTCTGGAGTTGCTTCAG TCTACCAGAATTGGGATGTCCGTTAATGCCATCCGCAAGCAGAGTACAGATGAGGAGGTGACATCCCTAGCTAAATCCTTGATCAAATCATGGAAGAAGCTATTGG ATGAGcctggaggtggagagaaaccttcagaggagaagaggaaagaccAAACGACGCCTGTTGTCTCTCCCTCGCAGGGAAGCCCAGAGGCAAAAGAAGAAAG CAGCTCCAGCAGTAACTCCAGCAGCAAGAGCGAGCCTGCTGATGTTTCAACCAACACACTCATCTCCACCTTTCCTCGTGCCCCCACCACCTCTGATTCTGTTAGGATCAAGTGCAGAGAGATGCTGGCCAATGCGCTGCAGACCGGGG ATGACTATATTGCTATTGGTGGTGATTGTGATGAACTTGGAGCACAGATCGAGGAAT GTATCTTCCAAGAGTTTAAGAACACAGACATGAAATACAAGAACCGCGTGCGGAGCCGGATCTCCAACCTGAAGGACGTGAAGAACCCTAATCTGAGGAGGACTGTGCTATGTGGCAGTGTGTCCCCCGAGCGCATGGCCAAGATGACAGCAGAG GAAATGGCCAGTGACGAACTGAAAGAGATGAGGAAGAATTTGACCAAAGAGGCTGTCAGGGACCACCAGATGGCCACGACCGGAGGCACTCAGACTGATCTGTTCACCTGTGGCAAGTGCAAGGGGAAGAGGTGCACCTACACGCAG GTTCAGACTCGCAGCGCTGATGAGCCAATGACCACATTTGTCTTCTGCAATGACTGTGGAAATAGATGGAAG ttctGCTGA
- the tcea1 gene encoding transcription elongation factor A protein 1 isoform X2 — translation MGKKEEEEIIRIAKKMDKMAQKKSGSGALDLLKELRSVPMTLELLQSTRIGMSVNAIRKQSTDEEVTSLAKSLIKSWKKLLDEPGGGEKPSEEKRKDQTTPVVSPSQGSPEAKEESSSSNSSSKSEPADVSTNTLISTFPRAPTTSDSVRIKCREMLANALQTGDDYIAIGGDCDELGAQIEECIFQEFKNTDMKYKNRVRSRISNLKDVKNPNLRRTVLCGSVSPERMAKMTAEEMASDELKEMRKNLTKEAVRDHQMATTGGTQTDLFTCGKCKGKRCTYTQVQTRSADEPMTTFVFCNDCGNRWKFC, via the exons ATGGGtaaaaaggaagaagaggagataaTTAGAATTGCGAAGAAAATGGATAAAATGGCGCAGAAGAAAAGCGGG TCTGGGGCTTTGGATCTACTGAAGGAGCTGCGCAGTGTCCCCATGACTCTGGAGTTGCTTCAG TCTACCAGAATTGGGATGTCCGTTAATGCCATCCGCAAGCAGAGTACAGATGAGGAGGTGACATCCCTAGCTAAATCCTTGATCAAATCATGGAAGAAGCTATTGG ATGAGcctggaggtggagagaaaccttcagaggagaagaggaaagaccAAACGACGCCTGTTGTCTCTCCCTCGCAGGGAAGCCCAGAGGCAAAAGAAGAAAG CTCCAGCAGTAACTCCAGCAGCAAGAGCGAGCCTGCTGATGTTTCAACCAACACACTCATCTCCACCTTTCCTCGTGCCCCCACCACCTCTGATTCTGTTAGGATCAAGTGCAGAGAGATGCTGGCCAATGCGCTGCAGACCGGGG ATGACTATATTGCTATTGGTGGTGATTGTGATGAACTTGGAGCACAGATCGAGGAAT GTATCTTCCAAGAGTTTAAGAACACAGACATGAAATACAAGAACCGCGTGCGGAGCCGGATCTCCAACCTGAAGGACGTGAAGAACCCTAATCTGAGGAGGACTGTGCTATGTGGCAGTGTGTCCCCCGAGCGCATGGCCAAGATGACAGCAGAG GAAATGGCCAGTGACGAACTGAAAGAGATGAGGAAGAATTTGACCAAAGAGGCTGTCAGGGACCACCAGATGGCCACGACCGGAGGCACTCAGACTGATCTGTTCACCTGTGGCAAGTGCAAGGGGAAGAGGTGCACCTACACGCAG GTTCAGACTCGCAGCGCTGATGAGCCAATGACCACATTTGTCTTCTGCAATGACTGTGGAAATAGATGGAAG ttctGCTGA